One window of the Entelurus aequoreus isolate RoL-2023_Sb linkage group LG18, RoL_Eaeq_v1.1, whole genome shotgun sequence genome contains the following:
- the ints12 gene encoding integrator complex subunit 12, translating into MAGPVSLELDPIFLKGLSYLHSKSKDSAEKLKALLDESLARGSDSSYRSSLKDLEVSKGSLSKLSLNKQDSKSSSSSSSSSISSKSSSEKSKKDGDRRSSEKARVDSSDVDPPKKPRLEKQENRSSPVTVQTSKDLLTNISDYDETSADDFAMEMGLACVVCRQMTVSMGNQLVECQECHNLYHQDCHKPQVTDKEVNDPRLVWYCARCTRQMKRMAQKPPQKPSPASASSAPVVKDTLVKKTELKTKPDTASTFQAFKRTEVKTSTTPSNPTSSNSSSSGSGLTGWAAFGAKTSPSLPVSSKLNSSGPSGSNKAMTTPPGQKPLSLSGFAGAKSGLGAAKIPGSGNGNGSSQVSLKPPPLTLGKQPLNRSSSCESQGKGSASSGASSPNSSQASPGSSGTAGNNNGGGNGNNGNGSKVPPGDKAQTSQESQLNAMKRLHLVKKKAAQKKLKK; encoded by the exons ATGGCTGGACCTGTCAGTTTGGAGTTGGACCCCATCTTCCTAAAGGGGCTGAGTTACCTTCATTCCAAGAGTAAAGATTCAGCCGAAAAGCTCAAAGCTCTTCTAGATGAGTCGCTTGCAAGAGGAAGCGATTCTTCTTACCGCTCGTCCCTAAAA GATTTGGAAGTGTCCAAAGGGTCTTTGTCAAAACTTAGCTTAAATAAACAAGACTCCAAGTCCTCCTCCAGTTCCTCATCCTCCAGCATCAGCAGCAAATCCAGCTCTGAAAAGAGTAAGAAAGACGGAGACAGAAGATCTTCTGAAAAG GCCAGGGTTGACTCGAGTGACGTTGACCCCCCGAAAAAGCCTCGTTTAGAGAAACAGGAGAACCGTTCGTCGCCGGTTACCGTGCAGACGAGCAAGGACCTCTTGACGAACATCAGCGACTATGATGAGACCAGCGCTGATGACTTTGCCATGGAGATGGGCCTGGCGTGTGTGGTTTGTAG ACAAATGACCGTGTCCATGGGAAATCAGTTGGTAGAGTGCCAGGAATGCCATAACTTGTACCACCAGGACTGCCACAAGCCCCAAGTAACAGACAAAGAGGTCAATGATCCCAGGCTGGTGTGGTATTGTGCTCGTTGCACCAGACAAATGAAGCGTATG GCCCAAAAGCCTCCACAGAAGCCATCCCCAGCCTCTGCCTCGTCAGCACCTGTTGTAAAAGACACACTGGTGAAGAAGACAGAACTGAAAACCAAGCCGGACACCGCAAGCACCTTCCAGGCCTTTAAACGGACCGAAGTCAAG ACCTCCACAACGCCATCCAATCCCACCAGCAGCAACTCCTCCTCATCAGGTAGCGGTCTAACAGGCTGGGCCGCATTCGGCGCCAAAACAAGCCCATCTCTTCCTGTCAGCTCCAAACTGAATTCTTCGGGACCAAGTGGAAGCAACAAGGCCATGACTACTCCCCCTGGCCAGAAACCACTTAGTCTTTCCGGGTTTGCCGGAGCCAAGTCTGGACTCGGGGCTGCGAAGATTCCCGGGAGCGGCAACGGAAACGGCTCCAGCCAGGTCTCCCTAAAGCCACCGCCACTAACTCTGGGCAAACAGCCGCTGAACCGATCATCTAGCTGCGAGAGCCAGGGAAAGGGTTCTGCCTCGTCAGGGGCGAGCTCACCGAACAGCTCGCAGGCAAGTCCGGGAAGTAGTGGGACAGCGGGAAATAATAACGGAGGAGGTAATGGGAACAACGGGAATGGATCAAAAGTTCCACCTGGTGATAAAGCACAAACATCCCAAGAGTCCCAGCTCAACGCCATGAAGCGGTTACACCTGGTGAAAAAAAAGGCGGCACAGAAGAAGCTCAAGAAATAA
- the arhgef38 gene encoding rho guanine nucleotide exchange factor 38, which yields MDPKEAGGAEKEKVIKRRNRPVFLRYLERRKTDSIVVDDTSKGDINLGTLVRRSQSDKTEYSAKLKEKMSPHDLSTPASPALDPEEVRLRKMKRRSKVIQELMQTEKDYLTDMELCIREVVQPLRNLQVIDVDRLFTNMETVCEVSATLLHRLQDAMSDPDPEAVVIGEVFIQAKAALEDVYKIYCYHHDDANMSLESYEKEEEVKQHFTTCVLSLKTIYDLEGKPNLLDMGSLLIKPVQRIMKYPLLLGELWQATPEDHPDFRPLQEAFTAAKIINVNINEFKRRKDIVMKYKNSEDEGTLRKLHKFNIHSIRKKSDRFAGYLKILTGVEPQVRDEVFDREEKLFRSLEKAVRQLVKNVQSYLQYVQEMVSVAVHDVHEMEGIIKDSNGSSYNKNDDPYEHYKDNMERLVLAPLSSLQGMFTAPQKLIQKRYDKLLDYCSRLERSSSFSSSQSTSSSSPCLTSVDPPGPARRDYEALNALLVEELKQFNIAANTIFNNCVVYLVALFIGLMDEMLLGAPSIQQLPAPLSNIAEVQNSIMDELNNLTFVKENAHKLMERKVSFERQRDKKIATPEVEHQTEEQRARLLAEYPPSRLYLLKRKCNGCQEQDLSLLEGELVALLEDMDPLGSSSRWLVHTGGAQGYVYSTFLKQYNPLRDSQRRGQAAKQQQQQQQPLTMADEDFDNLSLFVSGSGSSSLRSFSLNTPDSSFNLSGLQGEVESTTEDLDASPDTDNQQYYAVYAFQARCDQELTLQEYQHVRILQFCDLGGNKDWWLAEAAGQKGYVPANYLGRMSYA from the exons ATGGATCCCAAGGAGGCCGGTGGGGCTGAGAAGGAGAAGGTGATCAAGCGGAGGAACCGGCCCGTGTTCCTGCGCTACCTGGAGAGGAGGAAGACAGACAGCATTGTGGTGGATGACACGTCCAAAGGTGACATCAACCTGGGGACGCTGGTGAGGCGGAGTCAGTCGGACAAGACGGAGTACAGCGCTAAACTTAAAG AAAAAATGTCACCGCATGACTTGTCCACCCCCGCCTCACCAGCGCTAGATCCAGAGGAGGTCCGTTTAAGAAAGATGAAGCGCAGGTCAAAGGTCATTCAAGAGCTGATGCAGACTGAAAAAGACTACCTCACTGACATGGAGCTGTGCATTCGGGAGGTGGTGCAGCCTCTAAGAAACCTGCAG GTCATAGATGTAGATCGACTGTTTACTAACATGGAGACAGTGTGCGAGGTATCAGCCACACTCCTTCACAGACTCCAGGACGCCATGTCAGACCCGGATCCGGAGGCCGTCGTTATAG GAGAAGTATTCATTCAGGCCAAGGCAGCTTTAGAAGACGTGTATAAGATTTACTGTTACCATCACGACGACGCCAACATGTCACTGGAATCCTATGAGAAAGAGGAAGAAGTAAAGCAACATTTCACCACATGTGTATTATCACTGAA AACAATCTACGACCTAGA AGGGAAGCCCAACCTGCTGGACATGGGTTCGCTGCTCATAAAGCCAGTACAAAGGATCATGAAGTACCCACTCCTGCTTGGCGAGCTGTGGCAGGCCACACCTGAAGACCACCCCGACTTCCGGCCGCTGCAAGAGGCCTTTACTGCTGCAAAGATCATAAACGTCAACATCAACGAGTTCAAGAGGCGCAAAGACATAG TAATGAAGTACAAAAATTCAGAAGATGAAGGAACTCTGCGCAAACTTCACAAGTTCAACATCCACTCAATCAGGAAGAAAAGTGACAGGTTTGCTGGTTATCTCAAGATCCTCACAGGAGTTGAACCACAG GTGAGAGATGAAGTATTCGATAGAGAGGAGAAGCTGTTCAGGAGTCTGGAGAAAGCTGTAAGGCAGTTGGTTAAAAATGTCCAAAGTTACTTGCAGTATGTTCAG GAGATGGTGTCTGTAGCTGTTCACGATGTCCATGAAATGGAAGGCATCATTAAGGATTCAAACGGATCATCGTACAACAAAAACGACGACCCCTATGAACATTAT AAAGACAACATGGAGCGCCTGGTCCTCGCTCCACTCTCCTCTCTTCAGGGTATGTTCACCGCGCCACAGAAGCTCATCCAAAAACGTTACGACAAACTGCTGGATTACTGCAGCCGCCTGGAGCGTTCGTCTTCGTTCTCATCCTCGCAATCAACCTCCTCATCATCACCGTGCCTGACGTCCGTAGACCCGCCCGGTCCTGCCAGGAGGGACTACGAGGCTCTCAATGCTTTGCTAGTGGAGGAGTTAAAGCAATTCAACATTGCAGCAAACACCATTTTTAACAACTGTGTGGTTTATTTAGTGGCCTTGTTCATAGGGCTGATGGATGAAATGCTGCTGGGTGCTCCTTCCATACAGCAGTTACCA GCTCCGTTGTCCAACATTGCTGAGGTGCAGAACAGCATCATGGATGAGCTAAACAATCTGACTTTTGTCAAGGAGAACGCACACAAGTTAATGGAGCGGAAAGTCAGCTTTGAGAGGCAACGAGACAAGAAAATTGCG ACGCCGGAGGTGGAGCATCAGACAGAAGAACAACGTGCCCGACTGCTGGCTGAATATCCACCAAGTCGTCTGTACCTGCTGAAAAGGAAGTGTAATGGCTGCCAGGAGCAGGACCTTAGTCTCCTGGAGGGGGAGCTGGTGGCTCTGCTGGAGGACATGGACCCTCTTGGCAGCAGCAGCCGCTGGCTGGTTCACACTGGAG GCGCACAGGGCTACGTCTACTCCACATTCCTGAAGCAGTACAACCCTCTGCGGGACTCGCAGCGGCGAGGCCAAGCGGCCAagcagcagcaacagcagcagcagccgcTCACCATGGCCGACGAGGACTTTGACAACCTGAGCCTTTTTGTATCGGGCAGTGGGAGCAGTAGCCTGCGGAGCTTTAGTCTCAACACCCCAGACAGCAGCTTCAACCTCTCAGGCCTTCAGGGGGAAGTGGAAAGCACCACTGAAGACTTGGACGCATCACCTGACACCGACAATCAACAG TACTATGCTGTATATGCATTTCAAGCCCGTTGCGACCAGGAGCTGACCTTGCAGGAATACCAGCACGTTCGCATCCTGCAGTTCTGCGACCTGGGAGGCAACAAGGATTGGTGGCTAGCGGAGGCTGCCGGTCAAAAAGGATACGTCCCGGCTAACTACCTTGGCAGGATGTCTTACGCTTAA